The following is a genomic window from Collimonas fungivorans Ter331.
TCTTCCTCGATGGCGCCGCCGTGGCGCTGGAAGCGGATTTCGGGGCCGCCGTCGATCGCCGCTGCCTGAGTGGAATCGTCCGTGATGACCAGCTTGTGGCCTTGCGCGCTATGCTCGTAGTAATACAGCAGGCCGGCAGCTTCCAGGCGGCGGTGCACGTAGTTGCTGTCGGATTCGTTGAACTGGAAGGCATCGGTCATTGCGGGATCTTCGCCGCTGACGCGGAAATCCCAGTCAGGCAGCGTGCCGTAGTCGCTGAAGATGCTGTCGAGCTGCTCGCGCAGGGTCTTGCCGTGGAAAATGAAGTTGTCCTTGCGCAGGTGCAGGTACTGCAGCCACGGTCCGAGCCTGGCCTGGTAGAAGCTGATGCTGCCGTCGGTGCGGATCAGGCGGAATTCAAAACAGTAGCCGCTGAAGTAGCGCAGGCTGCCGTCGGCGCGCACCAGTTCTACGGTGAACAGCTTGCCTTGCAAATCCTTGAGCGCGAGGCCGGCGTCGTCTGACAGCAGCTCAACGGTGAAGGCAAAATCGCGCGACAGGCTTTCGACGGCGTCGAGCTTGTTGACCAGCAGCTGCGCTTGCGGGCCGTCGTCGTGCGGGAAGGAGAGGCGCAATATACGATCATGCTGCCGGCCTTGTATCAAGGCGGACAGGGATTGAAGCAGGCTGCTCATGAGGGGTTCCCCGAAATGGAACTGCTACCGACAAAATATTATTTTAACAACATATTGTGCGGATATGCCAATTGATAAATATTCCACAATCATACCTGCTGCCATCCTTAATTGCTAAGGAGAAATGTCTGCGGGCGGGGGATTTTGCAAGAATTCACACTCTTGTTGTATATGAAGCGCAGCCGGGGCCGGTTTGAAAAGACGCCTCTGGAGGAAATAGAAACGCCGAACAGCACTATGTCGGTAGTCGACAGCGCCCTTCCAGCGTGCGCTGCAGCGCCAGCGCGAAGCCGGCCAGCGGTGCGACGCCCGGCCTCAGTGCAGGACCGGCGGCGCTCGCCGGTTTGGGAGGTAAGACATTGGTTTGCGTAGTCATGGCGTTTCCCCGACGTTAATCGTTATTGAAAAGTTTCTGGTCCAGCGGATCGGCGCTCTGGCGTTGGCGGATATCCCAGGCCAGGCCGAGCAGTCCTAACAGCCGGATCACCCAGGCGGTGGTGTCGATCTGCCAGAAATGGAAATCGTTGTGCGCCAGCGCCGGGTTGGCGTGATGGTTGTTGTGCCAGCCGCCGCCGGCCGACACCAGCGCCAGCCAGCCGATGTTGCCGCTGGTGTCGCGCGTCTGGTTGGGCCGCTTGCCGAAGGTATGGCCGATCGAATTGACCGCCCAGGTCACTTGGTCGAGCAGGAATATCCGGGCCAGCCCCCCCCCACAGCAGGCCGCCGATCGTGCCTTCGATACCGCTCAGGGCGGCGCCGATTGCGGTCGGCAGCGCCAGGCCGAGCAAGACCCAGATCAGGTAGTGCTGGTTGACGAACAGCACCAGCTTGCTGCCGAACAGGTCCGGTACGTAGGTACTCCAGTTGCTGCGCTTGACGGTAAACAGCCAGCCGACGTGGCCGTGCCACAAAGCCTTGATGCGGCCGCGCAGGCCAGGCGACAGCACCCGCGGCGAATGCGGATCGCCGTCCTGGTCGGTGAAGACGTGGTGCATGCGGTGCGTCGCCGCCCAGAACAGGATGGGCCCTTGCGCCGCCATGCAGCCGAGGATGCCGATAACGGCGGTCACGACCGGTCCGGCCTTGAACGCGCGGTGCGAAAAGAAGCGGTGCAAACCGCCCTCGACGCCGAACGACGTCAGGAAATACATGGCGCCGAGCAGGATCATGTCTTGCTGCTTGAAGCCGAACTGGATCGAATACCACAGCGCGGCGACGAAACCGACGGCGGGCGTCAGCACGGTCAGGTAAGCCAGCCTGCGCGCCTTGCTATCGCCGTCCCTGAGCGCTTGCACTTTCTCGCCAGGCGCTGCGGCAGCGGGATTTTTGGTATCGGTCACTGCTTACCCCTGTTGGAAAAGTGTGGTGCTGTCGGTTTCCGTTGCCGTTGCGGAGGGCGTTGGACGGGCCTTGGCGTACGCCAGCGAGCCGGCGTTGAAGGCATCGCGACAGGCGCTGCGGCGCAGGATGGCGTCCATGTCGATATCCTGCGCGGCCGCGGCGATCGAAGATTCCGGACCGCTTTGGCCATGGGCAAACGCTAGCGCTTCGCTGATGCTCAAGCTGGATGTCATTCGATACTCCGTATTTAATTGCCAGGCAAAGGCCGTGCGACCGAGACCGGATGTGGTCTCGATCACGCCACGCCGTGCTGCGGCACAGCGGGGGAACCCGCTGATGCGCACGATCGGCTCAATCTACGAAACGACTATATGGATTAGCTTGTTCCGTGTCTGTTGCGGCAGCGGCCAATTTGATTGCTGCGCGAGACAATTTGCGGTTGCGCGCGGTTCCAGGCATTGGAATGCGCATATCGATCTGCGGATTATTCATATGGCAAGGAGCGGAAAACGCGGCCCTTGCCATATTCATATCGGCGGCGATCTCGTTGCGAGATTGCCGAGGACAACTATGTAGGCCTGGCTCAATCCCCCAGCTCTATCAACGCTGCCAGCGGCACGCCTTCCGGCGCTTCATACAACGCAATCACCCAGGCTTGCGCCGGATTGGCCGCGGCCTGGTTGAGTCTCTTGACGACGAAGTTGATGGACGCCTTGTCCAGTCCGGCAAACGGATCGTCCAGCAAATTGAGCCGGGCGCCGGCGGCAAACGCTGCAGCCAGCCAGACTTTCCGTTTGCTGCCGGTAGACAGCATGAACAGCTTCTTGTCCAGATGCGGCGTTAGCGACAAGCCTTTAGCCAAACCGGGCAGCAGCGTATCGTCAAAGCCGGGATACGCCGCGTGCAGCGATACGAAATAGTCACGCGCCGTCATCTGGTCGAAGGCTTCCGAACGCGGATCCACCCAGAATACCTGCCGCCGATAGAGATCCGGCTGTGCTTCCAGGGATATGTCGTTGAGGTGCAATTGGCCGCCCTGGGCCGCCAGGTCGCCCGCCAGCAAGCGCAGCAGGCTGCTCTTGCCCCGGCCGTCGCCGCCGCGCACCAGCGTCACGCCGGCGGGGATTTCCGCCGACCAGTTGCTGAACAATTCCCGTTCTGGGTAATGAAAAGTCAGGCCGGCGGCCTCGAGGATAGCTGTGGGGTGCTGTTTCATGGTCTTGGTTTTCAGGTTTCCGTGCAGTTCCGCTTGCCTGGGATTGTAGAGGAAAGCATATGTGTATAAATAATTTGCTCATTTATGGCCCTTTCTTTTGTCTCGCGGGGCAACCCAAATGAGAATCAGAGAAAGAGTCTCGTCGCCGTGATGCGCGGTTTAGTACGAGATCCATCCGTAAGAACCGGTATCACCTACCGTTCCCGCAGGAACAAGCAAGGCCTCACAAAGGAATCTCGGCAATGAATATGCATACCAGGTACACATGTAGCGGTTTGTTGGGTTTGTCGCTGGCTTTCGCAGCGGCATCTGCATCGGCTGTAGATCAGCCGGCCAATGCCCCCAAGGCAGGTTCGGTGGCCCAGAACCAGGCCAAGCGTGCCGGCGACGGCGTCGAACTGGTGGAAACGGCGCCTTCGCCGCTGGTCGCGGTGAAAGGAGCGGACGGCCGTGTCGTGGTGCAGCACTCTAACGACACGGTAGCGTCGCAAAAGAAAAACGAGGTGCGCTGATGAAAACCCTCGCTTGCTGTGCCGGACTTGTCGTCCTTCTTGCTGGTATGCCGGCGGCCCATGCCGCCGATTTTGTCCTGGTCAACCAGGATCCTCCCGGGGCTGGACTGAATGACCTGACCGCGGCGGCGCCGGTGGGCGGCAATCCTGGCAAGACCCTGGGCGAACAACGCCGGCTGGTCTATCAGTTTGCCCTCGAGATGTACGGCGCGCTGCTCAACAGCGCAGTGCCGGTGCGGGTGCAGGCCTCGTTCGCGTCGCTGGGCCAGAATTCCGCCGGCAACAATATCCTGGGCCAGGCCGGCCCGATCAACAGTTACCGCGATTTCGCCAATGCGCCGCTGGCCAATACCTGGTACAACGCCGCGCTCGCCAATGCCTTGCGCGGCGCCCAGAACAACCCGGGCAAAGACGATATCCAGTCGCAGTTCACCACCGACATCGACGTCGGCGCCGCCGGCCAAGGCTGGTATTACGGGCTGGATGGCCGTACGCCCAAGGGCCAGACCAATTTCCTGGATGTGGTGACCCATGAAATCGGCCACGGCCTGGGTTTTACCGGCGATAACGCAACCGCGCGCGCCGCGGCTGATCCGAGCCGCATCTACAACCGCTACATGCGCAGCGCCGGCGGACTCGACTGGAATGCGATGAGCGACGCTCAGCGCGCTGCCGCCCGCATCAGCGACAAGCTGGTGTGGACTGGGCCGCAGGTAACGATCGAAGTGCCGATGAAGCTGCAGCCGGAGATTGCCTTGCAGATTTCGGCGCCGGCCGCCGCGGCAGGATATAACCCTTACGCCACCGCAGATTTCGGCGCCCCAGCCAGCAGCGCGGCGTTCAGCGGCAGCGTGGTGCTGGCGACTTATACCGATGCCGGCAATGTAGTGCATACCGACGGCTGCCTGCCGATCACCAACGGTGCGGCGCTCGCCGGCCGGATCGCCCTGATCGACCGCGGCGTCTGCAATTTCTCGCAGAAGACGCTGTACGCCCAGCAGGCTGGCGCGGTGGCGGTGATCATCGCCAGCAACAAGCCTGACGCGCTGGCGCCGATGGCGGCAGGAGACGCCAACGTGGCGGCGCTGATCACCATCCCGACCGTGCTGGTGACGCAGGCGCTGGGCAACCAGCTCAAGGCCAACCTGCAAGGGCTGGCTGCGGCCGGCATCGGTCCCTATGCAGACCGCCACCTGGCTGCGGTGCTGGTGGACGGCGTCGACGGCGCCGGCCATGCGGTGCAGCGCGTCAAGCTCTACGCCCCCCCTGGGTTCCTGCCGGGATCGACGATCTCGCATTTCGACCAGCTGACCGTGCCGACCGCGCTGATGGCGCCCAGCGCCAGCGCTACCGTGATCGCCCAGGCCGACCTCGACCTGACGCCGGCGCTGTTCATGGATATCGGCTGGACCGTCAACCGCGGCCCGCTGAGCCTGCTCGATTGCGCCACCAGCGTGCCGATTTCTTCCCCGGGCGGCCTGATCCCAGGCGCCAACGCTCTCACCAACCTGAAGCTGTGCGCCAAGACTTCGGCCACCGTCGGCGACTATCGCGACTGCACCGGCCGTTATGTGCAATCGCGGCTGGAAGCCAGGCTGTTCAAACCGGCGCAGGCGCAGAGCCTGAAGATGTGCCTGGTCGGCAGCAAGGCGGATGCGCAATACGCGGCCTGGCATTGAGCTGTTCCTGTCTTTCACTTTAGCTTGGGGAATTTCTGATGATGAATAGCCGCACAAAAGATGGCGTACCTGGTTTTTCGCTGCTGAAAATGAGCTTGTGCATCGCTGCACTGGGCTGGTTGCCGGCCGAAGCCGGCGCACAGGTTGTACCTGCATACTTTCAGGCCAAGGGCTTGAACGACGGTTCGGATGACGCCAAGGCCACGGGCGCCGACGCCGTGGCTGCCGGCAGCAGCAGTGTTGCCTCGGGCGCCCAGGCTACGGCCTTGGGCACCGGCGCCTTGGCCAGCGACGACAACGCGACCGCGGTAGGCGCCTATGCCGCGGCTGCCAAAGCCAATGCATCGGCGCTGGGCGCCAACAGCTTTGCCGGCGAGGCCAGCAGCACTGCGCTGGGGGCCAACGCCAATGTGTTTGACGTCAACGGTACGGCGGTAGGGGAATCGTCGCTGGTCAATGGCAAGAACAGCACCGCGCTGGGCCGTATGAGCCGGACCAACAGCGACAACAGCGTGGCATTGGGCGCCAATTCGGTGGCCGACCGCGCCAATACCGTTTCGGTAGGCAGCACGCAAAGCACCACCGACAGCGCCGGCGTCGTCACCGCGCCGTTCCAGCGCCAGATCACCAACCTGGCGGCGGGCACGGCGGATAGCGACGCCACCAACCTTGGGCAATACCGCGCCGTGGTGTCGGCGCTGGGCGGCAATGCCTCGATCAATGCCGCCGGCGGCCTGGTGGCGCCGTCCTATGTGATCCAGGGCGTGGCTTCCTCCAAGGTGGGCGATGCTTTTGCGTCGGTCGATGTCTGGATGACCGGCATGCGCTCTTCGTTCACGACGCTCAATACACAAGTGGGCGTGATCGACAACCGGGCGACCAAGCTGGAGCAGGCTGCCGGTTCAGGCGGTACCGGCACCACCGGCACCACCACCGGGACTGCCGGCAACTCGGCGCAATACAACAGCGGCGGTACGGCCCTGGTGTTGAATGCCAACAGCGGCAGCGGCACGGTGATCAATAACGTCGCCGCCGGTACGGCGGCTACCGATGCGGCCAACGTCGGCCAGTTGAGCGACATGCAAAAGGCGCTGGTGTCCCTGTTCAACAGCGGTGCTTGCCGCGTCGGCGCCGGCGGCGGCATTGCCTGCGGCAACGGCGTCAGCGCCAAGGGCGCCAATGCCGTCGCCCAAGGTAACAACGCTAGCGCCAATGGCGACAACACGGTTGCCGTCGGCGCCGGGGCTACCGCCAGTTTTGCCGGTTCGGTGGCAATCGGCGCCGGCGCCCAGGCGATTGCGGATCCGGCCACGGCAGTCGGCAACAATGCGATCGCCAGCGGCAACAACTCGGTGGCGCTGGGCGCCAACGCGGTCGCGTCCGCGTCCAATTCGGTGGCCTTGGGACAAGGTTCGGTCGCGGCGCGCGCCAATACGGTATCGGTCGGTTATGCCGGCGGCGAGCGGCAGATCAGCAACGTCGCGCCGGGCACCGAGGGCACCGACGCCGTCAACCTGAACCAGATGAAGGCGGCGGCGCAGGATACGCTGAACCAGAGCAAGAGTTACGCTGCGCGCGCCGCGGCGCAGGCGATGGCGATCCCGCATGTATATATGGCGCGCGGCGACAGCAGCGGCATCGCGGTCGGCACTGCCAGCTACGGCGGCTACGGCGCGCTGGGGGTGGCTTTCGCTTCCAGCGTTTCGCAGCACACGCAGCTGGCGGTCGGTGCCAGCGCCGCCAACGGCGGCAAGATGGCGATCCAGGGCAGCGGCAGTTACTCCTGGTGATCAGGCGACTATGGTGAAAACAACTGGCCCTGCCAGTTGTTCCGCGTAGGCGTCGTTGGCGAGGAACCAGGCTTTGTATGAGCCGGCCGCAAGCTTGCTGATATCCAGGGTGACATGGCCGCCGAGCGAGGACGCGTACTGGTACACGCTATAGGTTTTATAACCTGCCTGGTCCGGCACTCTGCTGTTCAACGGAAATACGCCGATCCAGTTGCGGCTGTTCAGCTTCTGGACCGAGGTGCTGTAGTTAAAGACGATGGTGCTGCCCTGGCGCACGATCGGCGTCGCTGTCGACAAGGTCGACGGCGTGATGACGCCGATCTGTGGATCGGTCCATGCCGGCCAGGGGCTTTCCACGTGCCCTGCCAGCCGGCGCCGGAAACTCGTGTCGGAATCGGCTTTCACGCTGAAGTCGTACCATCCTTTGGAAGCCCAGACCGGCGCCGGTATGCTGAGCGTCTGGCCGGCGCCGACCATATAACGTTGCGGCAGGCCGGAAAATGGCCCGGTGTTATGGGTGACGGTGAAGATGCAAGGCCTGGACCCCGCCTGGTTGGACAGCGTCAGCACAATCGCGGCGCGG
Proteins encoded in this region:
- a CDS encoding ABC transporter ATP-binding protein, whose product is MKQHPTAILEAAGLTFHYPERELFSNWSAEIPAGVTLVRGGDGRGKSSLLRLLAGDLAAQGGQLHLNDISLEAQPDLYRRQVFWVDPRSEAFDQMTARDYFVSLHAAYPGFDDTLLPGLAKGLSLTPHLDKKLFMLSTGSKRKVWLAAAFAAGARLNLLDDPFAGLDKASINFVVKRLNQAAANPAQAWVIALYEAPEGVPLAALIELGD
- a CDS encoding YadA family autotransporter adhesin translates to MMNSRTKDGVPGFSLLKMSLCIAALGWLPAEAGAQVVPAYFQAKGLNDGSDDAKATGADAVAAGSSSVASGAQATALGTGALASDDNATAVGAYAAAAKANASALGANSFAGEASSTALGANANVFDVNGTAVGESSLVNGKNSTALGRMSRTNSDNSVALGANSVADRANTVSVGSTQSTTDSAGVVTAPFQRQITNLAAGTADSDATNLGQYRAVVSALGGNASINAAGGLVAPSYVIQGVASSKVGDAFASVDVWMTGMRSSFTTLNTQVGVIDNRATKLEQAAGSGGTGTTGTTTGTAGNSAQYNSGGTALVLNANSGSGTVINNVAAGTAATDAANVGQLSDMQKALVSLFNSGACRVGAGGGIACGNGVSAKGANAVAQGNNASANGDNTVAVGAGATASFAGSVAIGAGAQAIADPATAVGNNAIASGNNSVALGANAVASASNSVALGQGSVAARANTVSVGYAGGERQISNVAPGTEGTDAVNLNQMKAAAQDTLNQSKSYAARAAAQAMAIPHVYMARGDSSGIAVGTASYGGYGALGVAFASSVSQHTQLAVGASAANGGKMAIQGSGSYSW
- a CDS encoding PA domain-containing protein, with product MKTLACCAGLVVLLAGMPAAHAADFVLVNQDPPGAGLNDLTAAAPVGGNPGKTLGEQRRLVYQFALEMYGALLNSAVPVRVQASFASLGQNSAGNNILGQAGPINSYRDFANAPLANTWYNAALANALRGAQNNPGKDDIQSQFTTDIDVGAAGQGWYYGLDGRTPKGQTNFLDVVTHEIGHGLGFTGDNATARAAADPSRIYNRYMRSAGGLDWNAMSDAQRAAARISDKLVWTGPQVTIEVPMKLQPEIALQISAPAAAAGYNPYATADFGAPASSAAFSGSVVLATYTDAGNVVHTDGCLPITNGAALAGRIALIDRGVCNFSQKTLYAQQAGAVAVIIASNKPDALAPMAAGDANVAALITIPTVLVTQALGNQLKANLQGLAAAGIGPYADRHLAAVLVDGVDGAGHAVQRVKLYAPPGFLPGSTISHFDQLTVPTALMAPSASATVIAQADLDLTPALFMDIGWTVNRGPLSLLDCATSVPISSPGGLIPGANALTNLKLCAKTSATVGDYRDCTGRYVQSRLEARLFKPAQAQSLKMCLVGSKADAQYAAWH
- a CDS encoding fatty acid desaturase, translated to MTDTKNPAAAAPGEKVQALRDGDSKARRLAYLTVLTPAVGFVAALWYSIQFGFKQQDMILLGAMYFLTSFGVEGGLHRFFSHRAFKAGPVVTAVIGILGCMAAQGPILFWAATHRMHHVFTDQDGDPHSPRVLSPGLRGRIKALWHGHVGWLFTVKRSNWSTYVPDLFGSKLVLFVNQHYLIWVLLGLALPTAIGAALSGIEGTIGGLLWGGAGPDIPARPSDLGGQFDRPYLRQAAQPDARHQRQHRLAGAGVGRRRLAQQPSRQPGAGAQRFPFLADRHHRLGDPAVRTARPGLGYPPTPERRSAGPETFQ